The following are from one region of the Aspergillus chevalieri M1 DNA, chromosome 1, nearly complete sequence genome:
- the flbD gene encoding putative MYB family conidiophore development protein FlbD (COG:K;~EggNog:ENOG410PPPF;~InterPro:IPR001005,IPR009057,IPR017930;~PFAM:PF00249,PF13921), with amino-acid sequence MAQTHRRGPWVPEEDQLLVQLVREQGPNNWHMHYRSPKQCRERFHQNLKPSLNREPISAEEGLLIERMVNDMGKRWAEIARRLGNRSDNAVKNWWNGSMNRKRRGLSSSATTTTSFSRTSYSGRIEAPYPRASTINSSPLSRRFSSTSSSYSTVNTPKQLSPIYTLPSINRPIETPLTSPAFSETSNAPSLVSDNNSISSASPRTAASPQLLPLPIDMRQHYHMRRQSVSSLNSTDETYATGYQGPKAVDSISDMTQKSRWMPELPSWRQHTAALTQSWIMPPEEVRTQPLKIETQTAERDSRMGLSNLLN; translated from the exons ATGGCTCAGACTCACCGTCGAGGTCCTTGGGTCCCCGAGGAGGACCAGTTGCTTGTCCAGTTGGTGCGCGAACAAGGCCCCAACAACTGG CACATGCACTACCGGTCTCCCAAGCAATGTCGGGAGCGCTTCCACCAGAACCTCAAACCTTCCTTGAACCGCGAGCCGATCTCCGCTGAAGAGGGCTTGTTGATCGAACGCATGGTGAACGACAtgggcaagcggtgggctGAGATTGCCCGCCGACTGGGCAACCGCAGTGACAATGCCGTCAAGAACTGGTGGAATGGCAGCATGAACCGCAAGCGGAGGGGTCTTTCGTCCTCTGCTACTACCACCACTTCCTTCTCTCGCACATCCTACAGCGGCCGAATCGAAGCACCATACCCGCGGGCTTCGACCATCAACAGCAGTCCCCTCAGCCGTCGCTTCTCTTCCACCTCGTCTTCCTACTCCACCGTCAACACTCCTAAGCAACTTTCGCCCATCTATACTCTTCCTTCCATCAACCGCCCCATCGAGACTCCTTTGACCTCGCCTGCGTTCTCGGAAACCTCCAATGCTCCCTCGCTGGTCTCGGATAACAACTCGAtctcttctgcttctccccGCACCGCCGCTTCCCCACAACTCCTGCCTCTTCCTATCGACATGCGCCAACACTACCACATGCGGCGCCAAAGTGTTTCGTCGCTGAACAGTACAGACGAAACCTATGCTACCGGATACCAAGGGCCCAAGGCTGTTGACAGCATTTCTGACATGACCCAAAAGTCCCGATGGATGCCCGAGCTCCCCAGCTGGCGCCAACACACTGCAGCGCTAACGCAGTCGTGGATTATGCCTCCAGAGGAGGTCCGCACACAACCATTGAAGATTGAGACCCAGACCGCAGAACGTGATTCGCGAATGGGTCTCAGCAACCTACTGAactga